One stretch of Carassius gibelio isolate Cgi1373 ecotype wild population from Czech Republic chromosome B1, carGib1.2-hapl.c, whole genome shotgun sequence DNA includes these proteins:
- the LOC127948639 gene encoding interferon-induced protein 44-like: MGLEPEAFQGSQTEDIISAVFGHVKDGYKFNEEQQLNFKDQLFNQNPNLSDQCFCLVYIIPAHVFQYTDDRLIDKLKIIRQRISDKGIPQVVVMTKMDEACPLVEKDLRKMYTSKKIKKNMELCSAKLGLPLTNIFPVKNYNKEIDTDDNIDVLLLKALKQIVQLAWRILIATDTK, from the exons ATGGGCTTGGAACCTGAAGCATTTCAAGGGTCGCAAACAGAAGATATCATCAGTGCTGTGTTTGGTCACGTGAAGGATGGCTATAAA TTCAACGAAGAGCAGCAACTCAATTTTAAGGATCAACTATTCAACCAAAACCCCAACCTCTCCGACCAGTGTTTCTGCCTGGTTTACATCATACCTGCACATGTATTCCAATACACAGATGATCGTCTTATTGACAAGCTGAAGATCATCCGCCAGAGAATCAGTGATAAGG GGATTCCTCAAGTGGTTGTCATGACAAAAATGGATGAAGCATGTCCACTGGTCGAAAAAGATCTGAGGAAGATGTACACTAGTAAGAAAATCAAGAAGAAT ATGGAGTTGTGCAGTGCTAAATTAGGTTTGCCACTGACAAACATATTCCCTGTGAAGAACTACAACAAAGAAATCGACACAGATGACAACATTGACGTTCTGTTACTAAAGGCTCTTAAACAGATTGTTCAGCTCGCTTGGAGGATACTGATAGCTACTGACACAAAGTAA